A single genomic interval of Polaribacter vadi harbors:
- a CDS encoding exonuclease domain-containing protein, with protein MYTVIDIETTGNGPKGQKITEISIFLFDGKKVLDEYTTLVNPEQNIPPFITNLTGITNAMVRNAPKFSEVAKKVEEMTKDTIFVAHNVNFDYNIIQDEFKSLGFPFVRKKLCTVRLTRKIVPGLNSYSLGNICISEKIPINGRHRAKGDAEATTELFRRLIERDTNFTINSFLNPRSKQATLPPLLNKSDVDNLPETFGVYFFKNSAKEIIYVGKANNIKQRVISHFYDKKKKEREMCLETAHISFTETGSELLALLLESAEIKHRYPKYNYAQKRSKDAFGIFTYIDQKGIIHLAYNKLKLAPNPVINFNSIGECRTFLETLCIDFKLCPKYCHLQTNVTDCSEHILDECQGICCNQETAENYNSRVQEAINSINFNKQNFILKETGRSENEIGFALILNGIYKGFGYIETQQSEQLENPEDYQFFVEPQKDNNDIQKIIASYLKKKVALTA; from the coding sequence TTGTACACTGTAATCGATATAGAAACCACAGGAAATGGCCCAAAAGGTCAAAAAATTACTGAAATATCCATTTTTCTTTTTGACGGAAAAAAAGTGTTGGATGAATACACAACACTTGTAAACCCTGAGCAAAACATTCCGCCTTTTATTACTAATTTAACAGGTATTACAAATGCCATGGTTAGAAACGCACCCAAGTTTAGTGAGGTAGCAAAAAAAGTGGAAGAAATGACGAAAGACACTATTTTTGTAGCTCATAATGTAAACTTCGATTATAATATTATCCAAGACGAATTTAAGAGTTTAGGGTTTCCTTTTGTTCGTAAAAAACTGTGTACAGTTCGTTTAACAAGAAAAATTGTACCTGGTTTAAATTCTTACAGTTTAGGAAATATTTGCATCAGTGAGAAAATACCTATAAATGGCAGACACAGAGCAAAAGGAGATGCAGAAGCAACCACAGAATTGTTTAGAAGATTAATTGAAAGAGATACTAATTTTACCATTAATTCTTTTTTAAATCCACGTTCTAAACAAGCCACTTTACCTCCACTTTTAAACAAAAGTGATGTTGATAATTTACCAGAAACTTTTGGCGTTTATTTTTTTAAAAACAGTGCAAAAGAAATTATTTATGTTGGAAAAGCTAACAATATAAAGCAAAGAGTAATCAGTCATTTTTACGATAAAAAGAAAAAAGAAAGAGAAATGTGTTTGGAAACTGCGCATATTTCTTTCACGGAAACTGGTAGTGAATTGCTGGCTCTTTTGTTGGAATCAGCAGAAATTAAACACAGATATCCAAAATATAATTATGCCCAAAAACGCAGTAAAGATGCTTTTGGAATTTTTACATACATAGATCAAAAAGGAATTATACATTTAGCTTACAACAAACTAAAATTAGCTCCAAATCCAGTAATTAATTTTAATTCAATTGGTGAGTGCAGAACTTTTTTAGAAACTTTATGTATCGATTTTAAATTATGTCCTAAATATTGTCATTTACAAACCAATGTTACAGATTGTTCTGAGCATATTTTAGATGAATGCCAAGGTATTTGTTGTAATCAAGAAACTGCTGAAAATTATAATTCTCGAGTTCAAGAAGCTATAAATTCTATCAATTTTAATAAACAAAACTTTATTTTAAAAGAAACAGGAAGATCTGAAAACGAAATTGGTTTCGCCTTAATTTTAAACGGAATTTACAAAGGTTTTGGCTATATAGAAACGCAACAATCTGAACAATTAGAAAATCCTGAAGACTATCAATTTTTTGTAGAACCTCAAAAAGACAATAACGATATTCAAAAAATTATCGCTTCTTATTTAAAGAAAAAAGTAGCTTTAACAGCTTAA
- a CDS encoding TlpA family protein disulfide reductase, with the protein MKRISIIFFTSILLINCKKQPEINIEYLTEKFNQSIENTHTVEYNIQNIMTFSNGKVWDNEGFAVLNKDKNDTIFGFSFYGIRHDINQSSIYKDGIGFQISNKKNNFRQLKGGLHFLGSAGGQMVYKDFFKLDTVYKNVQISETEYSFILEYKFENDLKNKITNKTKKLELDKSSFLPKKVTIALQPDFGSKQSTIYIFKNLKTNENIEKNVNDYIEDLNKFELIKEEKSKPNALLKKSLPEISLKNLFHENETIEIKTDKITLIDFWEVWCGPCIASFPKVEDLKNKFSSKLNIVGIVTEDKENAVKLVKKKGTSFLNLIGNKELKKTFSVNSWPRYFLIDKNGIIQKEYFGFSEQIEKDIEELIRK; encoded by the coding sequence ATGAAGAGAATTTCAATAATATTTTTTACATCTATTTTACTTATAAATTGCAAAAAGCAACCGGAAATTAATATTGAATACTTGACTGAAAAATTCAATCAAAGCATCGAAAATACTCACACAGTTGAATATAACATTCAGAATATAATGACATTTTCGAATGGAAAAGTCTGGGATAATGAAGGATTTGCAGTTCTTAACAAAGACAAAAATGATACAATTTTTGGATTTTCATTTTATGGAATAAGACATGACATTAATCAATCATCCATTTACAAAGACGGAATTGGATTTCAAATCTCAAATAAGAAAAATAATTTTAGACAACTAAAAGGAGGTTTACATTTTTTAGGGAGTGCAGGTGGTCAAATGGTTTATAAAGACTTTTTTAAATTAGATACTGTTTATAAAAACGTTCAGATTTCAGAAACAGAATATAGTTTCATATTAGAATATAAATTTGAAAATGATTTAAAAAATAAAATAACGAATAAGACAAAAAAATTAGAATTAGATAAAAGTTCATTCTTACCAAAAAAAGTCACAATCGCTTTACAGCCAGATTTTGGAAGTAAACAATCAACAATTTATATATTTAAAAATCTAAAAACAAATGAAAATATTGAGAAAAACGTAAATGATTATATTGAAGATTTAAACAAATTTGAGTTAATTAAGGAAGAAAAATCCAAACCTAATGCTTTATTAAAAAAATCATTACCTGAAATTTCATTGAAAAATTTATTTCACGAAAATGAAACTATTGAAATAAAGACAGATAAAATCACATTAATTGATTTTTGGGAAGTTTGGTGTGGACCTTGTATTGCTTCATTTCCAAAAGTTGAGGATTTAAAAAATAAATTTTCTTCCAAATTGAACATTGTTGGAATAGTTACAGAAGACAAAGAAAATGCAGTAAAATTAGTTAAGAAAAAAGGAACTTCTTTTTTAAATTTAATTGGAAATAAGGAATTAAAGAAAACATTTAGCGTGAATAGTTGGCCAAGGTATTTTTTAATCGATAAAAATGGAATAATTCAAAAAGAATATTTCGGATTTTCAGAACAAATTGAAAAAGATATTGAAGAACTAATCCGAAAATAA
- a CDS encoding molybdenum cofactor biosynthesis protein MoaE has translation MIKTSIKITSEKLNLQECYSFVEDNFCGGISAFIGTVRNDTQGKEVTQLDFSTYKPMAIKEMQKIADLALEKFDIFKIAIHHAEGVLQVGDIPVIITTSSKHRKAAFLACEFAINTLKESVPIWKKEHFSDGEVWVNAYP, from the coding sequence ATGATTAAAACATCCATAAAAATCACATCAGAAAAATTAAATCTACAAGAATGTTACAGTTTTGTAGAAGATAATTTTTGTGGAGGAATTTCGGCATTTATTGGCACTGTAAGAAACGATACTCAAGGAAAAGAAGTTACGCAATTAGATTTCTCAACCTACAAACCAATGGCAATTAAAGAAATGCAAAAAATTGCAGATTTGGCTTTAGAAAAGTTTGATATATTTAAAATAGCCATTCATCATGCAGAAGGAGTGTTGCAAGTTGGCGATATTCCAGTAATCATTACAACTTCTTCTAAACACAGAAAAGCAGCTTTTTTAGCCTGCGAATTTGCTATTAATACTTTAAAGGAAAGTGTCCCAATTTGGAAAAAGGAACATTTTTCTGATGGTGAAGTTTGGGTAAATGCATATCCGTAA
- the rpe gene encoding ribulose-phosphate 3-epimerase: MSNLIAPSVLAADFANLQRDIEMVNNSEADWFHIDIMDGVFVPNISFGMPVLKAISKHAKKTIDVHLMIVNPDQYIQTFADLGANILTVHFEACTHLHRTIQAIKAAGMKAGVALNPHTPIAVLEDVIAELDLVCIMSVNPGFGGQSFIENTYKKVNQLRHLIEFSESNCQIEIDGGVTNLNANKLIEAGANVLVAGSYVFGAENPTETIADLKNIVG, encoded by the coding sequence ATGAGTAATTTAATTGCACCCTCAGTTTTAGCAGCAGACTTTGCCAATCTTCAAAGAGATATAGAAATGGTAAATAATAGTGAAGCAGATTGGTTTCATATCGATATTATGGATGGCGTTTTTGTGCCTAACATTTCTTTTGGAATGCCAGTTTTAAAAGCGATTTCTAAACACGCTAAAAAAACAATTGATGTACATTTAATGATTGTAAACCCTGATCAATACATCCAAACATTTGCAGATTTAGGCGCAAATATTTTAACAGTACATTTTGAGGCTTGTACTCATTTGCACAGAACAATTCAGGCTATAAAAGCTGCAGGAATGAAAGCTGGAGTTGCTTTGAATCCTCATACACCAATTGCAGTTTTAGAAGATGTAATTGCAGAATTAGATTTGGTATGTATTATGAGCGTAAATCCTGGTTTTGGAGGCCAATCTTTTATTGAAAACACGTATAAAAAAGTAAATCAGTTAAGACATTTAATTGAGTTTTCTGAATCTAATTGTCAAATTGAAATTGATGGTGGAGTTACCAATTTAAACGCAAATAAATTAATTGAAGCTGGAGCCAATGTGTTAGTTGCAGGAAGTTATGTTTTTGGTGCAGAAAACCCCACAGAAACTATTGCAGATTTAAAAAATATTGTTGGATAA
- a CDS encoding sigma-70 family RNA polymerase sigma factor has product MRQLKITKQVTNRETASLDKYLQEIGKVDLITADEEVELAQLIKAGDQRALEKLTKANLRFVVSVAKQYQNQGLTLPDLINEGNLGLIKAAKRFDETRGFKFISYAVWWIRQSILQALAEQSRIVRLPLNKIGSINKINKMYAFLEQENERPPSPEEIAKKLDMTVNDVKESMKNSGRHVSMDAPLIEGEDSNLYDVLNSGESPNPDRVLLHESLRIEINRALETLTPREADVVKLYFGLGEHQPMTLEEIGETFDLTRERVRQIKEKAIRRLKHTSRSKILMTYLG; this is encoded by the coding sequence ATGAGACAACTTAAAATTACCAAGCAGGTTACGAACAGAGAAACTGCTTCCCTAGACAAATATTTACAAGAAATTGGTAAAGTAGACTTAATTACTGCAGATGAAGAAGTGGAATTGGCACAGCTTATTAAAGCTGGAGATCAAAGAGCTTTAGAGAAATTAACGAAAGCCAATTTACGTTTTGTGGTATCTGTTGCAAAACAATATCAAAACCAAGGTTTAACATTGCCAGATTTAATTAATGAAGGTAATTTAGGTTTAATTAAAGCTGCAAAACGTTTTGATGAAACTCGTGGTTTTAAATTTATTTCTTATGCAGTTTGGTGGATTCGTCAATCGATTTTACAAGCCTTAGCAGAACAATCTAGAATTGTACGTTTACCTTTAAATAAAATTGGTTCTATTAATAAAATCAATAAAATGTATGCGTTTTTAGAGCAAGAAAACGAAAGACCTCCAAGTCCTGAAGAAATTGCGAAAAAACTAGACATGACAGTGAATGACGTAAAAGAATCTATGAAGAATTCTGGACGTCACGTATCTATGGATGCTCCTTTAATTGAAGGTGAAGATTCAAATTTATACGATGTTTTAAACTCTGGTGAATCTCCAAATCCAGATCGTGTTTTATTACATGAATCTTTAAGAATTGAGATTAACAGAGCTTTAGAAACACTTACACCAAGAGAAGCAGATGTTGTAAAATTATACTTTGGTTTGGGTGAACACCAACCAATGACTTTAGAAGAAATTGGTGAAACTTTCGATTTAACAAGAGAACGTGTTCGTCAAATTAAAGAAAAAGCAATCCGTAGATTAAAGCATACATCTAGATCTAAAATTTTAATGACGTATTTAGGCTAG
- a CDS encoding RNA polymerase sigma factor: protein MLKTNFAYLLTDEELVFEIVETNNSQLFAVLYDRFSKVVFNKCYGFANSKEEAEDLTHDVFIRLFLKLKTFKGKAKFSTWLYSFTYNFCVNYVQRNSYKKKEKFTVVTDVIKDDDVSMNIEETDLFAVKSEKLGRTLELMEPKDKMILLMKYQDDISIKEIKESLAIGESAVKMRIKRARHKAVSIYSELLEEVV from the coding sequence ATGTTGAAAACAAATTTTGCATATTTATTGACAGACGAAGAGTTAGTCTTTGAAATAGTTGAAACAAACAACTCACAATTATTTGCTGTTTTATATGACAGGTTCTCTAAAGTTGTGTTTAATAAATGTTATGGATTTGCAAATAGTAAAGAAGAGGCAGAAGATTTAACACACGATGTTTTTATTAGATTGTTCCTAAAATTGAAAACTTTTAAAGGAAAGGCTAAATTTTCTACTTGGTTATATTCTTTTACCTATAATTTTTGTGTAAATTATGTTCAAAGAAATAGCTACAAGAAAAAAGAGAAATTTACAGTGGTAACTGATGTTATTAAAGATGATGATGTTTCTATGAATATAGAAGAGACAGATTTATTTGCAGTAAAATCAGAAAAATTGGGAAGAACTTTGGAGTTGATGGAGCCAAAAGATAAAATGATTCTATTAATGAAATATCAAGATGATATAAGTATTAAAGAAATTAAAGAATCATTAGCCATTGGTGAAAGTGCTGTTAAAATGAGAATTAAAAGAGCTAGACATAAAGCTGTAAGTATTTATTCAGAATTATTAGAAGAAGTAGTTTAG